The following are from one region of the Erwinia billingiae Eb661 genome:
- the pqqE gene encoding pyrroloquinoline quinone biosynthesis protein PqqE — translation MNPLKPSVNPPLWLLAELTYRCPLQCPYCSNPLDFAQQEKELTTEQWIEVFKQARQMGAVQLGFSGGEPLVRKDLPELIRAARDLGFYTNLITSGIGLTEKKIDAFAEAGLDHIQISFQASDETLNAALAGSQKAFQTKLAMAKAVKAHGYPMVLNFVLHRHNIDQIDRIIELCIELEADDVELATCQFYGWAQLNREGLLPTREQIANAEAVVHQYREKMTASGNLANLLFVTPDYYEERPKGCMGGWGAIFLSVTPEGMALPCHSARQLPVEFPSVLENTLQEIWYDSFGFNKYRGFDWMPEPCRSCSEKEKDFGGCRCQAFMLTGNADNTDPVCSKSPHHGKILEAREQANCTNMQISHLQFRNRTNSQLIFKTEA, via the coding sequence GTGAACCCGCTTAAACCTTCGGTCAATCCGCCGCTCTGGTTGCTGGCTGAGCTGACCTACCGCTGCCCGCTGCAGTGTCCTTACTGCTCCAACCCGCTGGACTTTGCCCAGCAGGAGAAAGAGCTGACCACCGAACAATGGATTGAGGTGTTTAAGCAGGCCCGCCAGATGGGTGCCGTTCAGCTGGGCTTCTCCGGCGGCGAGCCGCTGGTGCGCAAGGATCTGCCTGAGCTGATCCGCGCCGCAAGGGATCTCGGTTTTTACACCAACCTGATCACCTCCGGCATCGGCCTGACCGAGAAAAAGATCGATGCGTTTGCCGAAGCCGGGCTGGATCATATCCAGATCAGTTTCCAGGCCAGCGACGAAACGCTGAACGCCGCGCTGGCCGGATCGCAAAAAGCCTTCCAGACCAAGCTGGCGATGGCCAAAGCGGTGAAGGCGCACGGCTATCCGATGGTGCTGAACTTTGTGTTGCATCGCCACAATATCGATCAGATCGATCGCATTATTGAACTGTGCATTGAGCTGGAAGCGGACGACGTCGAGCTGGCAACCTGTCAGTTCTACGGCTGGGCGCAGCTCAACCGTGAAGGCCTGCTGCCAACCCGTGAGCAGATCGCCAACGCCGAAGCGGTGGTGCATCAATACCGCGAGAAGATGACCGCCAGCGGCAACCTCGCCAACCTGCTGTTCGTTACCCCGGATTACTACGAAGAGCGGCCGAAAGGCTGCATGGGCGGCTGGGGAGCGATCTTCTTAAGCGTCACGCCGGAAGGCATGGCGCTGCCGTGCCACAGCGCGCGCCAGCTGCCGGTGGAATTCCCGTCGGTGCTGGAAAACACGCTGCAGGAAATCTGGTACGACTCGTTCGGCTTTAACAAATACCGCGGGTTTGACTGGATGCCGGAACCGTGCCGCTCCTGCTCTGAAAAAGAGAAGGATTTCGGCGGCTGCCGCTGTCAGGCCTTTATGCTGACCGGCAACGCCGACAATACCGATCCGGTGTGCTCGAAATCGCCGCATCACGGCAAGATCCTCGAAGCGCGCGAGCAGGCGAACTGCACCAATATGCAGATCAGTCATCTGCAGTTCCGTAACCGCACCAACTCTCAGCTGATCTTCAAGACTGAGGCCTGA
- the pqqD gene encoding pyrroloquinoline quinone biosynthesis peptide chaperone PqqD produces MLITEQQIPAFRRGYRLQWEQAQDCHVILYPEGMAKLNESATAILQLVDGVRSVAALIAELNAQFPDAGGVDDDVKEFFGQAYEQKWIIFREPA; encoded by the coding sequence ATGCTCATCACCGAACAGCAGATCCCCGCCTTTCGCCGTGGCTATCGCCTGCAGTGGGAACAGGCGCAGGACTGCCATGTGATCCTTTACCCGGAAGGCATGGCAAAACTGAATGAGAGCGCGACCGCCATTCTGCAACTCGTGGATGGCGTACGCTCTGTGGCTGCCCTGATCGCTGAACTGAACGCGCAGTTTCCGGATGCCGGTGGCGTGGACGACGACGTCAAAGAGTTCTTTGGTCAGGCTTACGAACAAAAGTGGATAATTTTCCGTGAACCCGCTTAA
- the pqqF gene encoding pyrroloquinoline quinone biosynthesis protein PqqF: MSQAAPGEQHRTLANGLRIALIHDPSASRAAALLQLSAGSHQAPEQWPGLAHLLEHVLFAGSENYRDENRLIAWGPANGARLNATTLAHHTAWFFDIASARFDAGLRRLVDMLARPLLSLEAIAQEATVIDAEFQMLTRHSDSLCEVALSQAVAAPHRLHDFHVGNRSAFGEDTGALQQALRDYHQRFFRAPNLQLWLHGPQSLDALGELAEQVAAAFTALADGDNGRSGLPQQPIARRQDAEQISLPQQPEPLSPLTLTAARHYALRLPSAHRLQLSVVIPAADRQMLALFSQLLTDKAQHSLLATLRDLNLCDDISLLEPYRSPQQSLISVQFDLCESASPARVEAVFNQWLRQSASLNPEALAHYARLAQRHVDQLSGLDRLRTRAFGFAPAERSVNLLEGWRTLRAAMQPAALTRLWVTPGVEVGRKAVQGFTLDTGELSWPEASCDAPQMTFYAPGQPLSLPALPVETAALQWVNASCAPLLLLNPQVGQPFSRRDAATLKAALQPVIGLCQHLGGELSLTQRQGIWLIQLSGSASLMQNRVAAMIEALSSPSAAAIAQGDRLYRKALRSERAEIAIRVLLGRLPEVLNGSKSEPLTSTEVLSGSSQPQDAVDRLSATPWQAATEGLSGTPWQATLYGGDNDLQLALSQLLSRWPGGLVMPCPDGRRVTPCPDGGLMPGLMPQRPPFSFPTESDEAALLLFCPLTENSAQCLAAWQWLAGLFEPSFFQRLRVELNIGYVVSCRFHQSAGVAGILFVLQSPTLSQQQLKQHIVDFIADMAEVIDTITDDELREKSTMLSDALPASAPQSHTQVLDSWQQQQLNLPPLTAGIFATLSMEKIQQYYRAFATEIQRGFWLNNAK, from the coding sequence ATGAGTCAGGCAGCGCCCGGCGAACAACATCGCACCTTAGCCAACGGTTTGCGGATCGCGCTGATCCACGATCCGTCGGCCAGCCGGGCCGCTGCTCTGCTCCAACTCTCCGCCGGCAGCCATCAGGCCCCTGAACAGTGGCCCGGACTGGCGCATCTGCTGGAACACGTGCTGTTTGCCGGCAGCGAAAATTACCGGGATGAAAACCGGCTGATAGCCTGGGGACCGGCGAACGGTGCCCGCTTAAATGCCACCACCCTTGCACATCACACCGCCTGGTTTTTTGATATTGCCAGTGCGCGCTTCGACGCGGGTTTGCGGCGGCTGGTGGATATGCTCGCCAGGCCGTTGTTAAGCCTCGAAGCGATTGCTCAGGAAGCGACGGTGATCGACGCCGAGTTCCAGATGCTGACCCGCCATAGCGACAGCCTGTGTGAAGTCGCTCTGAGCCAGGCGGTGGCTGCGCCGCATCGCCTGCATGATTTCCATGTTGGCAATCGGTCGGCCTTTGGCGAGGATACTGGCGCGCTGCAGCAGGCTCTGCGCGACTATCATCAGCGATTTTTCCGCGCGCCCAATCTGCAACTGTGGCTGCACGGGCCGCAGTCGCTGGATGCGCTGGGCGAGCTGGCTGAGCAGGTTGCGGCCGCGTTCACAGCACTGGCTGACGGCGATAACGGCCGCAGCGGTTTGCCGCAGCAACCAATCGCCAGGCGTCAGGATGCTGAGCAGATTTCTCTGCCTCAGCAGCCTGAACCGCTTTCCCCCCTGACGCTCACTGCCGCACGCCATTATGCTTTACGCCTGCCCTCAGCCCATCGCCTGCAGTTAAGCGTTGTCATCCCGGCTGCCGACCGGCAGATGCTGGCGCTGTTCAGCCAGCTGTTAACCGATAAAGCGCAGCACAGCCTGCTGGCGACCCTGCGCGACCTCAACCTGTGCGATGACATTTCGTTGCTGGAACCCTACCGCAGCCCGCAGCAGTCGCTGATTTCAGTGCAGTTCGACCTGTGCGAGTCGGCCAGTCCGGCGAGGGTTGAAGCGGTATTCAATCAGTGGCTACGCCAGTCGGCCAGTCTGAATCCTGAGGCACTGGCGCATTATGCCAGGCTGGCCCAGCGGCATGTCGACCAGCTTTCCGGCCTCGATCGGCTGCGCACGCGTGCCTTCGGTTTTGCGCCCGCTGAGCGGTCGGTAAACCTGCTGGAAGGCTGGCGGACGTTACGCGCGGCGATGCAACCGGCCGCCCTCACCCGGCTGTGGGTGACGCCTGGGGTGGAAGTCGGTCGTAAGGCGGTGCAGGGATTCACGCTGGACACCGGCGAACTCAGCTGGCCGGAAGCGTCGTGCGACGCCCCGCAGATGACCTTTTATGCGCCCGGCCAGCCGCTCAGCCTGCCTGCGCTGCCGGTTGAAACGGCTGCGCTGCAATGGGTTAACGCCAGTTGCGCGCCGTTGCTGTTGCTGAATCCGCAGGTCGGTCAGCCGTTTTCCCGCCGGGATGCGGCGACGCTTAAAGCCGCGCTGCAACCGGTAATCGGCCTTTGCCAGCATCTTGGCGGCGAGCTAAGCCTGACGCAACGCCAGGGCATCTGGCTGATCCAACTTAGCGGCAGTGCAAGCCTGATGCAGAATCGCGTGGCGGCGATGATTGAAGCGCTGAGCTCACCGTCAGCGGCGGCGATCGCGCAAGGCGACCGGCTGTACCGTAAAGCGCTGCGTTCAGAGCGTGCGGAGATTGCCATCCGCGTGCTGCTGGGACGGCTGCCGGAGGTGCTGAACGGCTCCAAGTCTGAGCCGCTGACATCAACGGAGGTGCTGAGCGGCTCGTCTCAACCGCAGGATGCAGTGGACCGGTTAAGTGCCACGCCGTGGCAGGCGGCCACGGAGGGATTGAGCGGTACGCCCTGGCAGGCAACGCTGTACGGTGGCGATAACGATCTGCAGCTGGCGCTGTCACAGCTTCTGTCTCGCTGGCCTGGCGGGCTGGTCATGCCGTGCCCTGATGGCAGGCGGGTCACGCCGTGCCCAGATGGCGGGCTCATGCCGGGCCTTATGCCTCAACGCCCGCCCTTTTCCTTCCCAACAGAGAGTGACGAGGCGGCGTTATTGCTGTTCTGTCCGCTAACCGAAAACAGCGCACAGTGCCTCGCTGCCTGGCAATGGCTGGCGGGGCTGTTTGAACCCAGTTTCTTCCAGCGACTGCGAGTCGAGCTGAATATCGGCTATGTGGTGAGCTGCCGTTTCCATCAGTCTGCTGGCGTGGCCGGGATACTGTTTGTCCTGCAATCCCCAACCTTAAGCCAGCAACAGCTTAAGCAGCATATCGTCGATTTTATTGCGGATATGGCCGAGGTTATCGACACAATCACTGACGATGAGCTGCGGGAGAAATCCACCATGCTGAGTGATGCCCTGCCCGCCAGCGCCCCGCAGTCGCATACTCAGGTGCTCGATAGCTGGCAGCAGCAGCAACTGAATTTACCGCCGCTAACGGCGGGTATTTTCGCCACCCTTTCAATGGAAAAAATTCAACAGTATTACCGCGCGTTTGCTACAGAAATTCAGCGCGGATTCTGGCTAAATAACGCCAAATAA
- a CDS encoding methyl-accepting chemotaxis protein, which translates to MLKNIKVVTSIIIMLIVFSALLLLSSGLSFNAIHQDKDNFVRASVLTEQQGQLSDAWQTLIKTRVTINRAAIRILKKQTDPAALAGITKLLATASTTLDDAAFHFANYQKAPQQSGQNAQLATTVANNYQQMYDTMKMSIQYLGANNYEAYGNLDAQKAQDDLETSYDSWRTQNRQLLAVGMTENQQGFSHMMWTLATVVVVLLLLVVAVWVVIKRVLLTPLKQVLAHIQRIAAGDLSETLVVEGRSEMGMLASNLTAMQQSLIVTVGHVRDSSNAIFTGASEISLGNNDLSSRTEQQAASLEETAASMEQLTATVKQNAENARQASQLAKSASETAGKGGKVVDGVVKTMSEIAGSSKKIADITSVIDGIAFQTNILALNAAVEAARAGEQGRGFAVVAGEVRNLAQRSAQAAKEIKTLIEDSVNRVNAGSLQVETAGETMHDIVNAVVRVTDIMGEIASASDEQSRGIDQIGLAVTEMDRVTQQNASLVQESAAASASLEEQASRLSQAVAVFKIGQQTLLPAVSQPVKAIATLPRKALTVSTDQGNWETF; encoded by the coding sequence ATGCTTAAAAATATTAAAGTCGTCACCAGCATCATCATTATGTTGATTGTATTCAGTGCGTTACTGCTGCTCTCCAGCGGGCTCTCCTTTAACGCCATTCATCAGGACAAAGATAACTTCGTCCGCGCCAGCGTGCTGACCGAGCAACAGGGGCAGCTGAGCGATGCCTGGCAGACGCTGATTAAAACCCGCGTCACCATTAACCGTGCCGCCATCCGCATCCTGAAAAAACAGACCGATCCGGCCGCACTGGCGGGGATCACCAAACTGCTGGCAACCGCCAGCACCACGCTGGACGACGCGGCGTTTCATTTTGCTAACTACCAGAAAGCGCCACAGCAAAGCGGCCAGAATGCTCAGTTAGCCACCACCGTGGCCAATAATTACCAGCAGATGTACGACACGATGAAAATGTCGATTCAGTATCTGGGTGCCAATAATTATGAAGCCTACGGCAATCTGGATGCGCAGAAAGCCCAGGACGATCTGGAAACCAGCTACGACAGCTGGCGTACGCAGAACCGCCAACTGCTGGCGGTGGGCATGACCGAAAACCAGCAGGGCTTCAGCCATATGATGTGGACGCTGGCGACCGTGGTGGTGGTGTTGCTGCTGCTGGTTGTGGCGGTCTGGGTGGTGATTAAACGCGTGCTGCTGACGCCGCTGAAACAGGTGCTGGCGCATATCCAGCGCATCGCGGCGGGCGATTTGTCTGAAACCCTGGTGGTGGAAGGCCGCAGCGAAATGGGAATGCTGGCGAGTAATCTGACGGCGATGCAGCAGTCACTGATTGTCACCGTCGGCCACGTGCGTGACAGCTCCAACGCCATCTTCACCGGGGCCAGCGAAATCTCGCTCGGCAACAACGACCTCTCTTCCCGTACCGAGCAGCAGGCGGCGTCACTGGAAGAAACCGCGGCCAGCATGGAGCAGTTAACCGCCACGGTGAAACAGAATGCCGAAAACGCCCGTCAGGCGTCACAGCTGGCGAAAAGCGCCTCCGAAACCGCCGGAAAAGGCGGCAAGGTGGTCGATGGCGTGGTGAAAACCATGAGCGAAATTGCCGGAAGCTCGAAGAAGATTGCCGATATCACCAGCGTGATCGACGGTATCGCTTTCCAGACCAATATTCTGGCGCTGAACGCCGCGGTAGAAGCGGCGCGTGCAGGCGAACAGGGTCGCGGTTTTGCGGTGGTGGCTGGCGAAGTGCGTAACCTTGCCCAGCGCAGCGCCCAGGCGGCAAAAGAGATCAAAACGTTGATCGAAGATTCGGTTAACCGCGTCAATGCCGGCTCTTTGCAGGTCGAAACCGCGGGCGAAACCATGCACGATATCGTCAACGCGGTGGTTCGCGTCACCGATATTATGGGTGAAATTGCCTCGGCGTCCGATGAACAGAGTCGCGGTATCGATCAGATTGGTCTGGCGGTCACCGAGATGGATCGGGTAACCCAGCAGAACGCCTCGCTGGTGCAGGAATCCGCGGCGGCGTCAGCCTCGCTGGAAGAACAGGCCAGCCGTCTGTCTCAGGCGGTTGCGGTGTTCAAAATTGGTCAGCAAACGCTGTTGCCCGCCGTCAGCCAGCCGGTGAAAGCGATAGCGACCCTGCCCCGTAAGGCGCTGACCGTCAGCACCGATCAGGGTAACTGGGAAACCTTTTAA
- a CDS encoding sugar porter family MFS transporter — MPLQKKPEENYQDPVLSVNADNEKTSESSTSEITSFLSAEAFLLTATMISAIAGFLYGYDTGIISGALLQISADFALSPHAQELVTSAILVGAVIGALTCGKLSSVLGRRYTVMIVAGIFAVGVLASGMSPSPTWLGVSRLVLGFAVGGASQIVPVYIAELAPADKRGRLVTFFNISIGLGILTAALVGTFLQDIWTWRTMFSVAAIPAVILLLGMIRLPESPRWLVSKKRLKEAHIALDTVRETESEVRREIRAIQRVHDKVDRKSQGGWKELKQPWLRPALIVGLGIAAFTQLSGIEMMIYYTPTLLTNTGFSRDAALHSALGIAAIYLIMTVIGKLIVDHVGRRTLTLWMMPGAIISLVLLGAVFRMAGGVSHHSWLIVICLFGFMIFNAGGIQVIGWLIGSEVYPLGIREKASSLHAAMLWGSNLLLTATALTTVNILGIGGAMWFYALLNLIGFLFIFFMMPETKGRSLEAIETSLKEGHFYPRGRQQQKAVSQQ, encoded by the coding sequence ATGCCATTACAAAAAAAACCCGAAGAAAATTATCAGGATCCCGTCCTGTCAGTAAACGCTGATAATGAAAAGACCTCCGAGAGTTCCACCAGCGAAATAACCAGCTTCTTAAGCGCTGAGGCCTTTTTATTAACAGCAACCATGATCTCCGCTATCGCCGGTTTTCTCTATGGCTATGACACCGGCATTATTTCCGGTGCCTTACTGCAAATAAGCGCCGATTTCGCCCTGTCACCGCATGCGCAGGAATTAGTGACCAGCGCCATTCTGGTCGGTGCGGTAATTGGTGCCCTGACCTGCGGCAAACTCTCCAGCGTTTTAGGCCGCCGCTATACGGTGATGATCGTCGCCGGCATCTTTGCGGTAGGCGTGCTGGCGTCCGGCATGTCACCCAGCCCCACCTGGCTGGGCGTATCGCGCCTGGTGTTGGGCTTCGCGGTGGGCGGTGCCTCGCAGATTGTGCCAGTTTATATCGCTGAACTGGCCCCGGCGGATAAACGTGGTCGCCTGGTGACCTTCTTCAATATCTCCATCGGCCTCGGCATCCTGACTGCGGCACTGGTCGGCACCTTCCTGCAGGATATCTGGACCTGGCGCACCATGTTTTCCGTGGCGGCAATCCCGGCAGTGATCCTGCTGCTGGGTATGATCCGTCTGCCGGAAAGCCCGCGCTGGTTGGTCAGCAAAAAGCGGCTGAAAGAAGCGCATATTGCACTGGATACCGTGCGGGAAACAGAATCTGAAGTGCGCCGCGAGATCCGCGCCATTCAGCGTGTGCATGACAAGGTGGATCGTAAATCTCAGGGAGGCTGGAAAGAGCTGAAGCAGCCGTGGCTGCGTCCGGCGCTTATCGTCGGTTTGGGGATCGCCGCATTCACCCAGCTTTCCGGCATCGAAATGATGATCTACTACACGCCAACCCTGCTGACCAACACCGGATTTAGCCGCGATGCCGCGCTGCATTCCGCGCTGGGTATTGCGGCGATTTATCTGATCATGACGGTGATCGGCAAGCTGATCGTTGACCACGTTGGCCGCCGTACCCTGACCCTGTGGATGATGCCCGGCGCCATTATCAGCCTGGTCCTGCTGGGTGCGGTGTTCCGCATGGCGGGCGGGGTCAGCCATCATAGCTGGCTGATCGTCATCTGCCTGTTTGGCTTTATGATCTTTAACGCCGGCGGCATCCAGGTGATCGGCTGGTTGATCGGTTCAGAAGTCTATCCGCTGGGGATCCGTGAAAAAGCCAGCAGCCTGCACGCGGCGATGCTGTGGGGATCGAACCTGCTGCTGACTGCCACCGCGCTGACCACAGTGAATATCCTCGGCATCGGTGGCGCCATGTGGTTCTACGCGTTGCTTAACCTGATTGGCTTCCTGTTTATCTTCTTTATGATGCCGGAAACCAAAGGCCGCTCGCTGGAGGCGATCGAAACCTCGCTGAAAGAAGGACACTTCTACCCGCGTGGTCGTCAGCAGCAGAAGGCCGTTTCCCAGCAATAA
- a CDS encoding dipeptidase: MTETASLTPIFDGHNDLLLRLWMPAEQDPVTQFLHGTLPGHLDMARIVQGGFAGGLFAVFIPPVEFVQQSNQAYSEAVHDPLAITEAQIALLHRIEAESAGRAKICRTAGEIQRCIEQGVLAMVLHIEGAGALDDQLSQLDRWIDAGLRSIGPLWNLANRFGVGVTGSFPGSPDTGDGLTPLGLALLRTCNQKKLLIDLSHMNEKAFWQTAKHSSAPLVATHSNVHALCPQPRNLTDSQLQAIAESDGFVGVNFGNAFLRSDGKRDSDTPLGDILRHLEGLMAVLGEDRVGLGSDFDGISVPETLKDAAGLPRLVDAMRAAGYSQQLIEKISWRNWLAVLQKTWGE; the protein is encoded by the coding sequence ATGACTGAAACTGCTTCACTGACGCCGATTTTTGACGGCCACAACGATTTGCTATTGCGCCTGTGGATGCCTGCGGAGCAGGATCCGGTGACGCAGTTTTTGCACGGCACCTTGCCCGGTCATCTGGATATGGCGCGTATCGTTCAGGGCGGATTCGCCGGTGGCCTGTTTGCGGTATTTATCCCGCCGGTCGAGTTTGTGCAGCAAAGCAATCAGGCTTACAGCGAGGCCGTCCACGATCCGTTAGCCATCACCGAGGCGCAGATTGCGCTGCTGCACAGGATTGAAGCGGAGTCCGCTGGTCGGGCAAAAATTTGCCGCACGGCGGGCGAGATCCAGCGCTGTATTGAACAGGGCGTGCTGGCGATGGTGCTGCATATTGAAGGTGCCGGGGCGCTGGATGACCAGCTCAGCCAGTTGGATCGCTGGATTGATGCCGGTCTGCGCAGCATCGGGCCGTTATGGAATCTGGCGAACCGGTTTGGTGTCGGCGTCACCGGCAGTTTCCCTGGCTCCCCCGATACCGGCGACGGGCTGACGCCGCTGGGCCTGGCGCTGTTACGCACCTGCAACCAGAAAAAGCTGCTGATCGACCTGTCGCACATGAATGAGAAAGCCTTCTGGCAGACCGCCAAACACAGCAGCGCGCCGCTGGTCGCCACCCATTCCAACGTGCACGCCCTTTGCCCGCAGCCGCGCAATCTGACCGACAGCCAGCTGCAGGCGATTGCCGAAAGCGACGGCTTTGTCGGCGTGAATTTCGGCAATGCCTTCCTGCGCAGCGACGGCAAACGCGACAGCGACACGCCGCTCGGCGACATTCTGCGGCACCTTGAAGGGCTGATGGCGGTGCTGGGTGAGGATCGCGTGGGTCTGGGGTCGGATTTCGACGGCATCAGCGTACCGGAGACGCTGAAAGATGCGGCCGGACTGCCGCGTCTGGTCGACGCCATGCGCGCTGCGGGCTATTCGCAACAATTGATCGAAAAAATTAGCTGGCGCAACTGGTTAGCGGTTTTACAGAAAACATGGGGAGAATGA
- the pqqC gene encoding pyrroloquinoline-quinone synthase PqqC, protein MKPDNFPAQPMTPEAFEQALRDKGAYYHIHHPYHIAMHNGQATREQIQGWVANRFYYQTSIPLKDAAIMANCPDPKTRRKWVQRILDHDGHDASEGGIEAWLRLGEAVGLDRDVLLSERMVLPGVRFAVDAYVSFARRAVWQEAACSSLTELFAPQIHQSRLDSWPQHYQWIEAEGYGYFRGRLSQANRDVEHGLQLALEYCTTVEKQERMLEILQFKLDILWSMLDAMTMAYTLHRPPYHTVTDKMAWHKERLL, encoded by the coding sequence ATGAAACCCGATAATTTCCCGGCCCAACCGATGACGCCTGAAGCCTTTGAACAGGCGCTGCGCGACAAAGGCGCGTATTACCATATCCATCACCCGTACCATATTGCGATGCATAACGGTCAGGCCACGCGTGAGCAGATCCAGGGCTGGGTCGCCAACCGCTTTTATTACCAGACCAGCATTCCGTTGAAGGATGCGGCGATCATGGCTAACTGCCCGGATCCGAAAACCCGCCGCAAGTGGGTGCAGCGTATTCTGGATCACGATGGTCACGACGCCAGCGAAGGCGGTATTGAAGCCTGGCTGCGTTTGGGTGAAGCGGTCGGGCTGGACCGCGACGTGCTGCTCTCCGAGCGGATGGTGCTGCCGGGCGTGCGTTTCGCCGTTGATGCTTACGTCAGCTTTGCCCGCCGTGCCGTCTGGCAGGAAGCGGCCTGTAGCTCGCTGACAGAGCTGTTTGCGCCGCAAATCCACCAGTCGCGCCTCGACAGCTGGCCGCAGCACTATCAGTGGATTGAAGCCGAAGGCTACGGCTATTTCCGCGGCCGTTTAAGCCAGGCCAACCGCGACGTTGAGCATGGCTTACAGCTGGCGCTGGAATATTGCACCACCGTTGAGAAGCAGGAACGTATGCTGGAGATCCTGCAGTTCAAGCTGGATATCCTCTGGAGCATGCTGGATGCGATGACCATGGCCTATACGCTGCATCGCCCGCCTTACCACACCGTGACCGATAAAATGGCCTGGCACAAAGAGAGATTACTGTAA
- the pqqB gene encoding pyrroloquinoline quinone biosynthesis protein PqqB, with product MQINVLGSAAGGGFPQWNCNCSNCQGVRNGTLKTSARTQSSIALSDDGINFVLCNASPDIAHQLAATPALSKKEVLRGTAIGSIILTDSQIDHTAGLLSLREGCPHQVWCTPEVHDDLTTGFPVFTMLTHWNGGLIHHGITPGEAFSVAVCPALTFTAIPLLSNAPPYSAYRGKPLPGHNIALFIEDTRTGKTLMYAPGLGEPDSELLGWLHKADCLLIDGTLWQDNELANTGVGRNTGKDMGHLALAEEQGLIALLASLPAERKILIHINNTNPILDEESAERQMLTSLGIEVSWDGMVIEV from the coding sequence ATGCAGATTAACGTTCTCGGTTCTGCGGCGGGTGGTGGCTTCCCTCAGTGGAACTGCAACTGCAGTAACTGTCAGGGCGTGCGTAATGGCACCCTGAAAACCTCAGCCCGTACGCAATCCTCCATTGCCCTCAGTGACGATGGCATCAATTTTGTGCTGTGCAACGCCTCGCCAGACATTGCTCATCAGCTGGCGGCCACGCCTGCGCTGAGTAAAAAAGAGGTGCTGCGCGGCACCGCGATCGGTTCGATTATTCTGACCGACAGCCAGATCGATCATACTGCCGGGCTGTTGAGCCTGCGCGAAGGCTGCCCGCATCAGGTGTGGTGTACGCCTGAAGTGCATGACGATCTGACCACCGGCTTCCCGGTGTTCACCATGTTGACCCACTGGAACGGCGGGCTGATCCATCACGGCATTACGCCGGGTGAAGCCTTCTCGGTGGCGGTCTGTCCGGCGCTGACGTTCACGGCGATCCCGCTGTTGAGCAACGCACCGCCCTATTCGGCGTATCGCGGTAAGCCCCTGCCTGGCCACAATATCGCGCTGTTTATTGAAGACACCCGCACCGGTAAGACGCTGATGTACGCGCCCGGCCTGGGTGAACCGGACAGCGAGCTATTGGGCTGGCTGCACAAAGCCGACTGCCTGCTGATTGACGGCACGCTGTGGCAGGACAATGAGCTGGCTAACACTGGCGTCGGCCGCAATACCGGTAAGGATATGGGGCACCTGGCGCTGGCAGAGGAACAGGGGCTGATTGCGCTGCTGGCCTCACTGCCGGCAGAACGTAAAATTCTTATTCATATCAACAACACCAACCCGATCCTCGATGAAGAGTCCGCGGAACGTCAGATGCTGACGTCGCTGGGCATTGAAGTCAGCTGGGACGGTATGGTGATTGAGGTTTAG
- the pqqA gene encoding pyrroloquinoline quinone precursor peptide PqqA, producing MWTKPKFVDLRLGLEVTLYISNR from the coding sequence ATGTGGACTAAACCTAAATTTGTTGATTTGCGCTTAGGTCTGGAAGTGACGCTGTACATCTCCAACCGTTAA